The Accipiter gentilis chromosome 29, bAccGen1.1, whole genome shotgun sequence genome segment CGCCGACAAGCACACAGGCCTTGCACACGCACAGGCACACGCACAGACACGCACAGGCACACACACGCTCACTCGCCCGCGCGGCCGGCTCACCCCACCCGCGCCGCCATTTTATGCCGCGGTCGCGCGGGGCACGACGGGAAGAGGCGGTgcgggccccgccccgccccagcgcgccccctggcggcgggaGGACCCGCCCcgctcacccccaccccccctcctccccccccgtgTGTGCACGGGGCACGCGCACCCCCCCGCACACTTGTGCCCCGGGagagcgcgcgcgcgcgcgcgtgtgtgtgtacGTGTACACGCACACCGCGGCCCTGCGTGCTCGTGCTGCACACGCGTCTGCGCACAGCCTCACTTTGCACGCTCACCCCACCCcagggcacacacacacaggggtGCGAGTGTGCCCGGCTTCACACGTGTGTGCACACAGCACACCTCGGCCTTACGCCATCCCCCCCAAACACCAGACATGCGTGCGTGGCCTtgcacactcctcccctgctgaGGCAGGCAGCGTGCATGCCTTGCACACTCATCCCCCCCAATCCCTCCCTCAGTGGCTGAATCCCTCCTGGCCCTGTGGGGCAGCAGGACCCGGCCCATGAGCCCCCTCCCTCTGCGGGACCACCCACCCCATGGAAGCCAGCCCCACAGAAGCCCCTTGCCCCCAGGAAGGGAGCCAAGGCTGCCCACAATGGAACCTCCACTTTATTTGCACGTCATGGTCCAGCGTTTAcaaactggggcgggggggggggggaggttacaCACCTCGCAGCTACAGGGGGGACACCCCCACAGAGGAACCCCATGCACTCCCCTCCAGAGGAGTAGGGAAATCCCACTGGTGAGGTGAGGAggggccctgcccgcccccctcagccccccagtCTCTGCGGTGGGGGGGGCCGCACCATCCCCTGTGAGCCCTGGGGGGGCCAGAGTCCTGCCAGGACACAGCGTTCGGCGTTGGGAGAAGGTGCTCACAGAGCACGGCCGGATCTTCTCTCTCACCGAGGGGCTGGCACTCCGAGCCCTTCGCCTGCCCAGGAACTCCCTTTCCAACAGCTTAAAGGCGGCTCGGTGGCACCCGTCGCTGCTCGGCCCCGCCAAGGGGTACAACGTGGGTTTAAGCAGGATGCCAGGCCATGGCGGCTCCCCAGAGTCACCGCAGGCAGGGTCCAGGCTGGCAACGGGGTGGCTGGGGTTGGTACCGGGGTCTCTGGTCGTCGTCGTTGCCGCTCCCGGCGGGTCCCCATGGGGTCACTTCACCACCAGGACGTAGAAAGCCATGAGGACGCAGGAGACGGCCACGGCCACGTGCAGCCGGGTGCCGATGACGGCAGCTGCGGGGTCAGGGTGGAAGGGGGGTGGGTGAGCTGGGGTAGGCACGgaggctgcctggggctggggcaagACCCCCGTGCCCCCATCCCGGATCCCCATGGCCCCATCCCGGACCCCAGAGGTCCCGTCTCACCCTTGTAGAAGACACCCCAGACACCGCGCTTCTCGGAGAGCAGCCAGGCCTTGAGCCGTGGCACCTTCCGCAGGTAGGCGCAGGTGCAGACCAGG includes the following:
- the TMEM167B gene encoding protein kish-B translates to MRSAAGPGSSVGVPAAAAAMTNVYSLDGLLVFGLLLVCTCAYLRKVPRLKAWLLSEKRGVWGVFYKAAVIGTRLHVAVAVSCVLMAFYVLVVK